A region of the Cannabis sativa cultivar Pink pepper isolate KNU-18-1 chromosome 3, ASM2916894v1, whole genome shotgun sequence genome:
AAttataagatatcataaaagtgataaaatttaGAAGTAAACATTTACATACCATAAGAGCAAACTGGTTTGAAGAACAGGATAAGAGAACAACATTTCTTGCTTCATCATAATTAATTCTCAGGAAAGCCAGTGAATCGCACCAGATTTAGtatgaaatgaattaattatAACATCTACACTTAAATCAAATAATACATAGATGTGACAGCATGAAATTCAAGTGTAGAAGTAAATTTGAAATTCACATTATCCATACAATGAAGCGAAGTAGGATTGACAAGTAAGTTTCCATCTCAATGATTTCCAAGCAAGTACTCTTCACATTCTCTACTCACTCACTGCATGAATGTAACATAGTTATTTATTACAGATGCAGAGGCTAAAACCACTCTTGCTCTCTCGCTTGCTCGTGTGCTTCTCTAGCTGTTGGAACAGTCATCTCTTTCAATGCCACATCCTCCTAATCACTCTTAGTCGATACCTTCATTCTTGcttgctcttcttcttcttcttcttcttctcgatCACTCTTCCTTCTGCAGTAATGAATAATTTAGAATCGATCAagtaaacaaataaatatacaaGGGACTACAGATTTCAGTAACATATGCTAACTTAGCTCTTAGATAGCCATGGGACTGACTGATCATTACTTcataattattttgtaatacATGATGTAAGAAATCAAAAAGCAATGCAGAAAGACTATCTCATGTAGAAGAGAAACACATTGTTTCGACAGCCCCGATAAGTTATTAGGTAGCACTGCAGAAGAATAGCAAGTATCACCATTATAAGTAAGTTCATCTTGCATCTCAAGGTACTCCTTTCTGATACAGAGTCCTCTAATCCAATGACAATATAAAAAACTATCTTTACCTTTAAATAAGAATCATATTTGAATCAGTACATGATACTAGAGTGAGACTTCTGAGCTAAAAAACAATAGAGTTATAGCTTTTCATGTTTTTCTTTGGATCATCCTCTCCAAAGTACCctgaaaaataattagtttgtgTTAGTTAAGTTCATTATTACCTTAAATATTACATTTTGCTAATTCAACCATTCAAACATTGCCAAACACACCAAATTAAGATGGTCACTTGGCCATATTCCATCCAAGTAAAAAACCCAACAGAAAAGAAATCTTCAAGTGATTGAACACCAAAAtaatcttttaaaattatccttatattttttgtttcctCTTCTAATTTAGTAAAACCATTCAGAAAGTTATAAATCATCATGGAAGGGCTCTCAATATTTTCCAATTTCTAGACCGTGCACATTCACATTAGAGGTAGCAGTACAGTCAATCGGCCTAAGTGGAACATTAAGAAGTTTTACCAATCAAATCATCTCAAAATTTTGAACAAAAACatacatgaaaaatattttttttttctaaatgcgCCAATTATACATAGCTGTTAAGTGTTCTTATTTTCGATTGAGATTAGTAAATTAAACCATGTCAAAAAGTATATAGAGAGaaggaaatttgaaaaataattacctCCACATATCTATCCATGATTTCTTTTAATAGTATTGCAGAGCCAAGACTTGTTGAAGAGATTGCATCCATTTGTTTGGGGTTCTAATGGATTCTACAATTTCAAACAAAATCATAAGTATTTTTTATAACTTAATTAGGTAAATAAAAAGCAATAATTGGCATTAATAATGTACCTCATTTTCTTCATGGTTAGGATCTGGATGTAACAACACATGTTGTATATGAGAAATCTTATCCCAATCTTCACCTGTAATCCTTTTGCATCTTTTCAATAAAATGGGACAGTCATGAATATATAACTTGTTCAAAGAGGTGAGACTTCGAATTCCTTCAGGGAATGATGTCAAATGAGGACAGGAGTCTAACGTAAATCTCTTAAGTGATTTGAGGTTGTGAATCCACTCTGGAATTGTTGTCAAACTATCACAATATTTGATATGAAGTTGTTGCAGGCTTGTAAGATGTTGGATACCCTTAGGAAGAACAACTACTATACTTGGCAACTCCCATAGTTCTAATGATTGGAGTCTTTCATTAAAGGCTTGCCACATAAAGTCGTAATCATCGCTATTAAGCATGTCTCCTAACACCTCGCAATTTGTAATCTGTAGATGTCGAAGTGATGAGAGATGTAGAATGCCTGGACACAAATCCTTCAATTTAAAGCAACGAATAATATCCAAGTGATTGAGAGAAGTAAGGCTCTTGAAGCAGTCTGGAAGACATTCTAGATCATCAATGTTTATCAGATCTAGCCTTTCCAACATGGAGAGAGGTGAGAGAGAAGACCTTGTTGGGAATAAAGATCCAACATTACTTCTCAACATTAGCATTCTTAATGTATCTTCTAATGGCTTTGAGCTAGTGTTGCCCAGATGCAATTCTCCTTCCAAATGTGGGTAAAGTGGCATACAAGACAGCTTAGGACAACATTCTATATACAATGAAGAAAGTGAAGGGAGATAAGGAAAGGAGGTGTGTTTGACTTCATTTGCATTTGAAGCAAAAGAAGAATGATCAACTTCTTTACCACTATTTACAATCTCTCTCCACCATCCCTTTAGATTAGGCAAACGTATCAACTCAAGTGTCTGCAAAGATTGCaataatgttgttgttgaaCCAAGCAAGCCTTCACTCATATTAATGTTGGATATGTACTCTAAAGATAACAAGTTCTCAAGTTTCAAATGCTTCAAACATTGTAATTGCTCCAATGGAACGAGATACCGACAATTTTCACAATCTTTCAAAGTTAGCTTCTCTAGGTTTGTATGCGACGAGAGCCAGTTGGAGAGCTTAACACCCCCATAGTTTACTAGCATTAGTTCTAGAATATTTTGGTGCGGCTGAAGACCTTCTATTGACATTTCATAACCCACAATAGCCTCAGTTTCATCAATTTCAACATTAGAATCCCACACCAATATCAATGATCGAAGATATTGTTTATCCTTCAATTTCGCTCTCTCATACTTTGTTGCTACGTCTttcttacaactcaaatttataaCTTCCAATCTGCCTCTCAAGTTGTTCAATCTCATCAATTCCTTTAGTTCACCACCATGTCTTGGGATAGAATTTTCGCTTTTCATCAACACATACTTTGATAATCTCTGAAGATTAGTTAGCTGGCCTAGCCCACATGGCATATACTCCAATCTATCACAATCATAAATTTCAAGATGTTTGAGGTTGATGAGTTTCTCAATATATCTAGGCAACTCTTGAAGTTTTGAGCAACGATTCAATATCAGTGTCTGCAAATTCAACAAATCATTAGTTGAATCTGGTAGGGACAATAAACCACTATTACTAGAAAGATCCAAGTATCTCAATTGTTTCAACTTACCAAGTCCACTTGGCAAAGAATTCAAATCATGACAATAAGAAACTTCAAGATGCCTAAGGTTTATGAGTTTCTCAATATCTCCTGGTAGTTTTCGGAGATTTGAGCAATAATTGAGCTTAAATGTTTGCAAATTCACCAAATTCGTAATTGAATTGGGAAGTGACTTGAGATAAGAATTACGTGAGAGGTCTAAATATCTCAAGTGTATCAACTTGCCAATAGAATTTGACACTAACTTCATACTTGAACGTTTCAAATCCAAACAACGTAGAAATTTACAATTTGATATTATTGCATCACAAAATGCCTGGtcctttgaaaagaaaaatttcaaaagagTTCGAACATTTTTGGCATACGCCAACGAAGCTGAAATTTCCCTTCCTGAGTAAGTATCACTTGCAAAGGACACATGATGAGTAGCTTCCTTGATATTTCCTTGACCATTTGAAATAACAAAAGTGATACATTCCTCTCCTGCTACTTGAACTGCAAGATCATGCATCAAATCATGCATTTTGCATGTTGTAATAATGCCACATTCATCTACCACAACATCTTGAAAGAATGATCCTTCCAATAAATTCAAAAACCATTCATAACCTGCATCCTCTAAACATTTATTTCGACTTGGAAGCGACAACTTAAGAAATCCTTGTGCCATCCAAAGGTTAACTAAAGTTTTCACCTCAATTTGATAGTCTTTAGGAAATAAACTACAATAGGCAAAGCAAAGTTTCAAATGAGAGGCAAGATGGTCATAGCTCAATCTAAGGGTGGGTAAAATATCATCTTCATTTTGCTcagttatttttgaaaattccatGTTGAAGGAAGACCACTGCAATTCTAAACGTTTACCATATAACAAATTTCCTATTGTTTTTATGGCCAAAGGAATTCCTTTACACCTATTCACAATCTCCTTTCCAATCTGCACAATGCTAGAGCTATCCAGTTCTTGTGATCCATCTTCAAAAGCCACCCTTTTAAACAAAGACCAAGACTGAACTTCATCAAGAACCCCTAGTCGATAGGGTTGTTGTTTGGTAGTTAAAAATTTAGCAATGTTTTCACTACGAGTAGTTACTAAAACTCGACTCCCAACATGTCCATcactttttattaaattttttaactcCAACAACTTATTACGATTTTCCTCCCATATATCATCTAGTACAAGAAAATATTGCTTCCCACCAAGTACTTCTCGAAACTTCTTTAGCAACAGCTCCATTCCAAGGTCTCCAAAACTGCTACCACCTTTGGCAGACTCAATGATACTTCTAATAATTGATTTCAAGTCAAAATTATCACATACACACACCCAAATCTTTAACTCAAAATGCTTTTGGACTTGCTCATCATTAAAAACACTTTTAGCAAGAGTGGTTTTTCCTAACCCACCAATACCTACAATGGCTATCATCGGGACACTCTCTTCACAACTCTCGAACAAAAGCTTATTTATAATAACCGCTCTATCTTCATCCCTCCCGATAACATCTTCATGACGTACATGAGAGTAAGTTTCTCTCACTCTCATAGAACTCAGAGTCTCTCCAAGTCCTTTCTCCAAAAGGAAGTTTTTATCATTGGAAATGGCCACTAGTTTTTTCTTGATGCCTTCTATTCTACTACTCATCTTGAACCGAAAAGCAAGTTGGTTGGAGCCAGAAAAGAAAGTGCACACCTGTAGAGTGGCATAATTTTTTGTTTTCGGAAATAAATTACAGAGCACAATAAATAATAaccaaaatattaattacatGATCATTGAATACAATCTAGAATATAAAAATGTCTTATGAGATTGAATGAAAATAGTACCTGGTTTGCCAATGGGTTTTGAGACATTATGAGTTGGTGTCGCAAAGCTTGAGTGTTGACCTCGTCCATCAAGTCATCTGCTTTGAGAACTACAGTGTTCAGCCTTTGGAGCCAATTCTTGACTTGGTTGTTGTGACTCTGCTTCTTCTCAGCATCCAAAAGCACAGCTTGGATTGTTGAAATGGTTTCAGTGAGTTGTTCAAGCTCATCATTCACACCCCAAACAAGAGATATCTGTTTCACAGCTTCAGATCCCAAACCACCAATGATTTTGTCAGCAATTGGAGAGAGAATGAACTCCGCCATGGCTTTTCAAACTTATGATTCTGATCAGATTGAAAAGAGAGTACTGAGTAGTATGAAATTATGAATTTGAGGGCTTAAATAAGTTACATTTACTGAGAAACATAAATAGTTCAGAGACTAATAGCTACGAATGCACTAAACACAAAAATGGAAGAAACTACAATTGAGACCAATGCAAAATCTCAACAACTACAATCCACAGCAAATAAAGATTAGCGATTCAATCAAATTTAatagcattttgacacataaaGTTCAATCATTCTTACTCAGTATTTAGTGAGTGATTCCCTCTTGATCTTGGGTACTTGATGGACTAGAGCTGTACACAGAACAAACCCAAAAcaacaaaatttacaaaaaaaaacaaaaaacaaaaaacaaaaaacaaaagcaAATCCCATTATTTTCCCCAACAACCAAACAGGAATAGAAACtcgaaaaagaaaatgaaaaatgaaaacccaagaaaaacaaaaagaatttAACCCAAGACAAGTTTGATTGATAGTGAGATCTTTTAGCAAACATAATATCTGTTAAATAAAGGTAAGAAAATTCAAAGCAACAAACTTACGTGAAATTTGAAGAGAACTTATTTGCTCAAATGATGAAATAAAGaggataaattattaaaataagatATGAAGAAGAAGGAACAACAGTGTTGTTGTGTTCTGTGGTACACAAATAAAGTGAATAATCTTAATGACTGTACAGTTAGaccatttttaattatttaaaaacttaGAAAAAGGAATAAAGTAAAGTTACATACATCCACTTGTTATGTCGGCTAAGAACTTTTCTTGATGAATATGAATTTGCTCAAGCAAGGACTCGAGATTCCTTGGCATCAGTCAGTACTGGTGCGAGTAATTATGAGAATTGGACTGCACCAGCCATTAGTTTGATCAAAGTTAATGAGGGATTTTTGCTGATATGGGCAGATTTGGTATGGGGTGTGTGTGTGTGGCTAGGCAGGGACCACCATGGGAGTCTTTTAGAAGCTTATCCACTTTGTCCCTTCGAATAAGCTTCTAATAAGTTGAGTTATAACTGGGATAATGTGGTTTTAGAATCGGATAATCTTGTCTGTGTTCTAGCCATTAATAGTGATCTTTACATGTCTTTTGAATTTGGATGTTTAGTATCCTCCAAAACATGTTAATATTGATGTTGATCCACCTAAATGTCGGATTGCAAAtagtttaatgtaataatttttacgctaattaggatttttgccctacatgtatcaaatcatgctcttgaacttttaaggttattgaaaatgctctctaaactattgagatgtttggatttaaagacttttgtctaattttattcaattttattattttaatgattgtttatgtactaaaccatgtttcccagactttgatatctaccaaattatgcccttcgaactttgacatatactaaattatgcgccttgaactttcatccatgttagacttttttactaaaattagaaaaaaaattcttaaatccaacaatctcaatagttcatggggcattttcaatgactttaaaagttcagggagcatgatttgatatatgtcaaagttcagggggcaaaaatcctaattagcttaATTTTTAAAGAGTATCACTAATCAATGACATGTCTAAAAGTTGTTAGGCAGAGCACCgcttaatagcaatgctcttattATTTATACTTAATGAAAGTTATggtttatttaaaaaagaagtaataataataaattaaccaTTAAGAATTAGTAATAAATTGTCTAATGCCTTTTATTAGTGAAAAATTTTACTTGGAATAAATCATTTTGAACTAATTGACTTCAGTTACACTAATACTAAGTTCTTCAGTTACCGAGTTTAATTAcagattattattttgtttattctttCAATTCGATTCAAATGTTTTGACTCTAAATTGATAAAGCTAAAATTGAAAACACAATTAATTTACAAGTATGAAAACATATTCTAATCGAGTAGTGCTTGAATTCCCTGAATCAGAGTAAAAAAACTTTAGTATATAATTTGCATATTTACAAATACCACTTCTATACAAATTGCTAAATTCCTTACAGTAATCAAATTACACACAATGTCAACTTCCTTGGCAAACACAGCAAGATCTTCTTGCTTCTAAACTCTAGATATGAACACTTTCATATTTGCTTGTGAAGATGTAGCTGAAATATGAAATGAGTTCAAATTTGTATGAACGCAATATTAATGACTGCACAAGTAaactatttttaattatttaaaaactcAGAAAAAGGAATAAAATAAAGTCACAGCTCaaggaataataataataattcatccactcgttcagaaaaaaaaaatcacaaagaaTAATAATCCAACTACATCGCATATTATCATTTTTGAGTCTCGTATGGAATATGACATTTCGTTTCACTTGGGATTTCAATTCCtatcttttgttaaaaataaaataacttctGGTAACTAATCCTGTTAATTTAACCATATACTTAGGTTTgcttaattaacaaaattttctaaattttccTGTGCCTTTTATtgataataaatttaattaccaTATACTATTAAAGTACTTATCTTTGGATGAGGGCACTACTCAAGTTTCAATTTTTAATGGCATATATAGATAGAGCAATATAATGAGGCAGTAAATTATATTTGTCTGGTGGTATTACTATATTATGCTTAAtaactttaacaaagaaaacAAGAAATTTATCATATATTATCCCACAAAATGCCTCATTAAAacctataaaaaaataaaaggaaaatttgTAAACAGAAAATAGTTAGGCTAAATTGGAAGTGAAAAAATCACTATAATGTCTCCAATAACCAAGTAGTAATTGAATGAAGTCTGGTAGACTAGAAATAATGTCATCAGTGATGAAAACTATTATTGGACTCAAACACCAACAAGTACTCTCCTCCCTCATATACAAATCCAAGAAACTCTTCACATTATCTACTCAAAAACACTGCACAAGGGAGCTTCAAAGTATCTCTAGTCTCTAGTTCTTACAGAAGCTAAAACAGCCAATGCATAGCTTGGTTCACACAACGAGTTCTTGCTTCTCTAAGCTCTCACGGCTTTATTTTTGGACACCTTCCCAAAAAGTCTCATACTAATAGAGATAGTGTCCATCCTTATATACTTAAGATCATTTCTATTTCTAGCGGACTTTGGTTGCACACCCAATAATGACCTTAATAAGTAAGTTCATCTTGCATCTCAAGGTACTCTTTTCTGATACAGAGTCCTCCAATCCAATGGCAATGCAGTAACTCCGACAGTTCTCATAACCTCATTTATCATTGAAGATAATATAATCTCATttcggaaaaaaaaaaactgttgtGTCTGTGAAGTGATTTAAGGTTGTGGATGCAGTCTGGAATTACCCTTAGGAAGAACTGTCATTATATTTGGCTCATATAGTTTTGATGATCCAACTGTCATCATCAATGTCTTTTAGAGCTAACCTTGGAAAGAGGTGAGAAAGAAGACGTTGTTGGGAATACAAATCTAACAATACttgtcatcatcatcatcatcattctgATTGCCtctgcaaaattgcaaatggCTTCCAACTACTCTTCTCTATATGAAAATTTGTTTCCAAATATGGGTAAAGTGGCATGCAAGTCAGCTTTGGACAACACTCTATTTTCAATGAAGAAAATGAAGGGAGATGAAGGCAAAGAGATGAGCTTGTCTTCATTTGTATTTGCAACAGAAGAAGAATGGTCAACTTCTTTACCATCCCTTCAGATTAGGCAAACATACCAACTCAAGTGTTTGCAGAGATGACTTATATTGTTATAGAACTAAGCAAGTCTTCACTGATATCATTAGTGTTCGATATGTACTCTAAACATACCAACCTCTCAAGTTCCAAATGCTTCAAACAGTGTAATTGTTTCAAAGTTAACTTCACTAGGTTTGTATGTGATGAGAGCCAGTTGGACAGCTTAACACCCCCAATCTGCCTCCCAAGTTGTTCAATCTCATCAATTTCTTTAGCTTTATCCCCTAATCCACATGGCATATACTCCAATTTACCACAATAAGAAATATGAAGATGCTAAGGTTGATGAGTTTCTCAATATCTCTAGGTAGTTCATGGAAAAGTAAACAATAACTGAGTTTTAATGTTTGCAAATTCACCAAATTAGCAATTGAATTGGGAAGTAACTTGAGATAAGAATTCATATATCTCAAGTGTTTGCTTTACTGAAGGTCCAAATAAATGATACTGACATTTATATCCCTGTTTTTGACTGAATTGATGCACACAATAACTATTTTTGAACTCAAAAACACCAAAGGGGATAAAAGTTTCAAGAAGctaaacaataataaataatataagaaactTATGTAAGAATCTTGGATCTGATACAAAAAAGCTCAATCATGACAATGCCAGAATCTCATAAAAGCTCAATTGTCGTTTGATTACCAACAAATATTAGgtttaaaatgtatttgtttAAGTAGAGCTGCTAACCAAACAAGATATGACTTGAAGCTTAATAGCTATAACTAACATTCTCATTAGATTTTAAACAGATATGAACAACTATTGCCCACAAAGGGATACAAAAACAGAACAAGACACCGACCAAATACCCAAAATCACAGGCGCTGTGAAAAATAATCATGTAACATTGCTGTTGAAAGCGAGCCTATAGTGATACATCAAGTTAACAAAATGAGCCAAGTTGATTCCGTGGGGGAGGTTTATCTCGAAATCTATCTCCTATTTCTTCAACAAATCTATAGAATCATGTAGACACCGATCATAgtttatatcaaaattactgaaattaaattttcaaaccaCCGATGTTTCGCCGCCGAGATCAGGAAAGTTACCGTCACAACCAGTGAGGATGAGACCCAATTGGATGAGATTCAGAATATCCACATTCTTCCCAATGGGGTCTCACCCTCACTAATTCGGACGGTAACTTTCCCGATCTCAGCGGCGAAACATCAGTGGTTTGGCAATTTAATTTCAGTAATTTCAACATAAACCTTGATCAGTGCGTACCATGATTCTATAGATTTGTTGAAGAAACACAAGATAGATTTAGAGAGAAACCTCTCACAATGAACTCGACTCATTTTACTAACTTGATGTATCACTATAAACTCGTTTTCAACATATATTACTTGGATTACTTTCCACAAAGCCTATGATTTTAAGTATTTGTTAAAGAtcctaattaaataaagaaaggTTTACATTTCTTAAGCCCTCTCTCCCCTGATTCTTCGAGCTAGCTGGATATCTTTAGGCATGATAGTGACTCTCTTGGCATGAATGGCGCAAAGGTTAGTGTCCTCAAACACACCCACCAAGTAAGCCTCGGCAGCCTCTTGAAGAGCGGAGACGGCGCTGCTCTGGAAACGAAGATCAGTCTTGAAATCTTGAGCGATTTCCCTGACAAGCCTCTGGAAAGGCAACTTCCTGATGAGAAGCTCAGTGCTCTTCTGGTACTTTCTGATCTCTCTCAGAGCAACAGTTCCTGGCCTGAACCGATGAGGCTTCTTCACACCTCCTGTCGCTGGAGCCGACTTCCT
Encoded here:
- the LOC115711101 gene encoding putative disease resistance protein RGA4; translation: MAEFILSPIADKIIGGLGSEAVKQISLVWGVNDELEQLTETISTIQAVLLDAEKKQSHNNQVKNWLQRLNTVVLKADDLMDEVNTQALRHQLIMSQNPLANQVCTFFSGSNQLAFRFKMSSRIEGIKKKLVAISNDKNFLLEKGLGETLSSMRVRETYSHVRHEDVIGRDEDRAVIINKLLFESCEESVPMIAIVGIGGLGKTTLAKSVFNDEQVQKHFELKIWVCVCDNFDLKSIIRSIIESAKGGSSFGDLGMELLLKKFREVLGGKQYFLVLDDIWEENRNKLLELKNLIKSDGHVGSRVLVTTRSENIAKFLTTKQQPYRLGVLDEVQSWSLFKRVAFEDGSQELDSSSIVQIGKEIVNRCKGIPLAIKTIGNLLYGKRLELQWSSFNMEFSKITEQNEDDILPTLRLSYDHLASHLKLCFAYCSLFPKDYQIEVKTLVNLWMAQGFLKLSLPSRNKCLEDAGYEWFLNLLEGSFFQDVVVDECGIITTCKMHDLMHDLAVQVAGEECITFVISNGQGNIKEATHHVSFASDTYSGREISASLAYAKNVRTLLKFFFSKDQAFCDAIISNCKFLRCLDLKRSSMKLVSNSIGKLIHLRYLDLSRNSYLKSLPNSITNLVNLQTFKLNYCSNLRKLPGDIEKLINLRHLEVSYCHDLNSLPSGLGKLKQLRYLDLSSNSGLLSLPDSTNDLLNLQTLILNRCSKLQELPRYIEKLINLKHLEIYDCDRLEYMPCGLGQLTNLQRLSKYVLMKSENSIPRHGGELKELMRLNNLRGRLEVINLSCKKDVATKYERAKLKDKQYLRSLILVWDSNVEIDETEAIVGYEMSIEGLQPHQNILELMLVNYGGVKLSNWLSSHTNLEKLTLKDCENCRYLVPLEQLQCLKHLKLENLLSLEYISNINMSEGLLGSTTTLLQSLQTLELIRLPNLKGWWREIVNSGKEVDHSSFASNANEVKHTSFPYLPSLSSLYIECCPKLSCMPLYPHLEGELHLGNTSSKPLEDTLRMLMLRSNVGSLFPTRSSLSPLSMLERLDLINIDDLECLPDCFKSLTSLNHLDIIRCFKLKDLCPGILHLSSLRHLQITNCEVLGDMLNSDDYDFMWQAFNERLQSLELWELPSIVVVLPKGIQHLTSLQQLHIKYCDSLTTIPEWIHNLKSLKRFTLDSCPHLTSFPEGIRSLTSLNKLYIHDCPILLKRCKRITGEDWDKISHIQHVLLHPDPNHEENENPLEPQTNGCNLFNKSWLCNTIKRNHG
- the LOC115710127 gene encoding histone H3.2; this encodes MARTKQTARKSTGGKAPRKQLATKAARKSAPATGGVKKPHRFRPGTVALREIRKYQKSTELLIRKLPFQRLVREIAQDFKTDLRFQSSAVSALQEAAEAYLVGVFEDTNLCAIHAKRVTIMPKDIQLARRIRGERA